The following proteins are encoded in a genomic region of Takifugu flavidus isolate HTHZ2018 chromosome 3, ASM371156v2, whole genome shotgun sequence:
- the ccdc14 gene encoding uncharacterized protein ccdc14 isoform X3, producing the protein MKGVAKNKQVVTSGRMTGRGKTQPTQKQLIPNPRLAAIPEPAYSLYSSASQDQGLDRCAALLGGILQAGESDLPGDLGEAKESAVKSKLGKKFAKKAPAAPHRPAGTTLRTRQHPTVPAAHSGVKLHPTQKRFQTELLQLQTPRHTPSTSPHHTPSNPASHSKVVGKSGAESKNMSFWEQGACGGDDLIPVRDIDPQIASLKVSKMQQKRKLAEKVNKSHSPDDRSAEGDEKMQTFQYLLRELKALMIGEGSVAELLLRHLEQMVSSSLVSNQGESEASILQNQNYQLRRYVEMLQQQLKLREKAEDGTVERLSHSEASAMQQELNTALSQLRELQDNLAELQKAHQVTQNQLRDKETINALIMSELEAARRQLLVSDREKSELATLCEQRLEELEHLKGVPPSPSASDCTLVDSTVANSQHRHDPELSEAASERITRYLMSLNQAKSTVNDGPQLNSQTSGPPDGQPAEHSGCHNPHLSWGPDMDKDPPRRRMSLAPSLCDAESVLSGSTFNTMDHAAFKDGLSALDSSIANLLKTIELDRGRSCI; encoded by the exons ATGAAAGGAGTAGCTAAAAACAAG CAGGTGGTGACATCGGGAAGGATGACAGGAAGAGGCAAAACTCAGCCTACGCAAAAACA GTTGATTCCAAACCCCAGGTTGGCAGCCATTCCTGAGCCAGCCTACAGCTTATACTCTTCAGCCTCTCAAGACCAG GGTTTAGACCGATGTGCTGCCTTGCTCGGTGGCATCCTTCAAGCCGGTGAATCAG ACTTGCCAGGTGATCTGGGAGAAGCAAAGGAGTCAGCAGTCAAATCAAAACTGGGGAAAAAGTTTGCAAAGAAAGCTCCGGCAG CCCCTCATCGACCTGCCGGCACAACTCTAAGAACAAGGCAACACCCCACAGTTCCAGCTGCCCATTCAGGGGTTAAGCTGCATCCAACTCAAAAAAGATTTCAAACAGAACTTTTACAGCTTCAAACGCCGCGTCACACGCCCTCAACATCTCCGCATCACACCCCCTCGAACCCTGCGTCACACTCCAAAGTGGTAGGCAAGTCGGGGGCTGAATCCAAAAACATGTCCTTTTGGGAACAGGGTGCTTGTGGAGGAGATGACCTTATTCCTGTGAGAGACATCGATCCTCAAATCGCCAGTTTGAAGGTgtcaaaaatgcagcaaaagagGAAACTGGCTGAAAAAGTGAACAAGTCCCACAGCCCTGATGACAGGAGTGCAGAGGGAGACGAGAAAATGCAGACATTTCAGTACCTGCTGAGAGAACTCAAGGCCCTGATGATTGGAGAAG GAAGTGTTGCAGAATTGCTGCTCCGTCATTTGGAGCAGATGGTGTCATCATCTTTGGTAAGCAACCAGGGTGAATCAGAGGCGTCAATTCTGCAGAACCAGAACTATCAGCTCCGCAG ATATGtggagatgctgcagcagcagttgaaGCTGAGGGAGAAAGCAGAGGATGGCACAGTGGAAAGACTGAGCCACTCTGAAG CAAGCGCGATGCAGCAGGAGCTGAACACAGCTCTGTCACAACTGCGGGAACTCCAGGACAACCTGGCTGAACTCCAAAAGGCCCACCAAGTCACCCAAAACCAGCTGAGAGACAAGGAGACCATTAATGCACTTATCATGTCAG AGTTGGAAGCAGCTCGGCGCCAGTTGCTGGTCAGTGACAGAGAGAAGAGTGAGTTGGCCACGCTGTGCGAGCAAAGACtcgaagagctggagcacttgAAGGG GGTTCCTCCAAGTCCTTCAGCATCAGATTGCACCTTAGTTGACAGCACAGTGGCAAACAGTCAACACCGACACGACCCGGAGCTATCAGAAGCCGCCTCTGAACGCATCACCCGTTACCTCATGTCCCTGAACCAGGCAAAATCCACAGTGAATGATGGACCCCAGCTTAACAGCCAGACCTCAGGTCCGCCAGATGGGCAACCTGCAGAACATTCGGGCTGCCACAACCCTCACCTGAGCTGGGGGCCCGACATGGACAAAGATCCACCGCGTAGGCGAATGTCACTCGCGCCGTCCCTGTGCGATGCGGAATCTGTGTTGTCTGGCTCAACGTTCAACACCATGGACCATGCTGCATTCAAGGACGGGCTCTCAGCGCTGGACAGTTCAATAGCCAACCTGCTGAAGACTATTGAGCTGGATCGCGGGAGGTCCTGCATCTAA
- the ccdc14 gene encoding uncharacterized protein ccdc14 isoform X1, whose protein sequence is MKGVAKNKQVVTSGRMTGRGKTQPTQKQLIPNPRLAAIPEPAYSLYSSASQDQVTFLHKGLDRCAALLGGILQAGESDLPGDLGEAKESAVKSKLGKKFAKKAPAAPHRPAGTTLRTRQHPTVPAAHSGVKLHPTQKRFQTELLQLQTPRHTPSTSPHHTPSNPASHSKVVGKSGAESKNMSFWEQGACGGDDLIPVRDIDPQIASLKVSKMQQKRKLAEKVNKSHSPDDRSAEGDEKMQTFQYLLRELKALMIGEGSVAELLLRHLEQMVSSSLVSNQGESEASILQNQNYQLRRYVEMLQQQLKLREKAEDGTVERLSHSEASAMQQELNTALSQLRELQDNLAELQKAHQVTQNQLRDKETINALIMSELEAARRQLLVSDREKSELATLCEQRLEELEHLKGVPPSPSASDCTLVDSTVANSQHRHDPELSEAASERITRYLMSLNQAKSTVNDGPQLNSQTSGPPDGQPAEHSGCHNPHLSWGPDMDKDPPRRRMSLAPSLCDAESVLSGSTFNTMDHAAFKDGLSALDSSIANLLKTIELDRGRSCI, encoded by the exons ATGAAAGGAGTAGCTAAAAACAAG CAGGTGGTGACATCGGGAAGGATGACAGGAAGAGGCAAAACTCAGCCTACGCAAAAACA GTTGATTCCAAACCCCAGGTTGGCAGCCATTCCTGAGCCAGCCTACAGCTTATACTCTTCAGCCTCTCAAGACCAG GTCACTTTTCTCCATAAGGGTTTAGACCGATGTGCTGCCTTGCTCGGTGGCATCCTTCAAGCCGGTGAATCAG ACTTGCCAGGTGATCTGGGAGAAGCAAAGGAGTCAGCAGTCAAATCAAAACTGGGGAAAAAGTTTGCAAAGAAAGCTCCGGCAG CCCCTCATCGACCTGCCGGCACAACTCTAAGAACAAGGCAACACCCCACAGTTCCAGCTGCCCATTCAGGGGTTAAGCTGCATCCAACTCAAAAAAGATTTCAAACAGAACTTTTACAGCTTCAAACGCCGCGTCACACGCCCTCAACATCTCCGCATCACACCCCCTCGAACCCTGCGTCACACTCCAAAGTGGTAGGCAAGTCGGGGGCTGAATCCAAAAACATGTCCTTTTGGGAACAGGGTGCTTGTGGAGGAGATGACCTTATTCCTGTGAGAGACATCGATCCTCAAATCGCCAGTTTGAAGGTgtcaaaaatgcagcaaaagagGAAACTGGCTGAAAAAGTGAACAAGTCCCACAGCCCTGATGACAGGAGTGCAGAGGGAGACGAGAAAATGCAGACATTTCAGTACCTGCTGAGAGAACTCAAGGCCCTGATGATTGGAGAAG GAAGTGTTGCAGAATTGCTGCTCCGTCATTTGGAGCAGATGGTGTCATCATCTTTGGTAAGCAACCAGGGTGAATCAGAGGCGTCAATTCTGCAGAACCAGAACTATCAGCTCCGCAG ATATGtggagatgctgcagcagcagttgaaGCTGAGGGAGAAAGCAGAGGATGGCACAGTGGAAAGACTGAGCCACTCTGAAG CAAGCGCGATGCAGCAGGAGCTGAACACAGCTCTGTCACAACTGCGGGAACTCCAGGACAACCTGGCTGAACTCCAAAAGGCCCACCAAGTCACCCAAAACCAGCTGAGAGACAAGGAGACCATTAATGCACTTATCATGTCAG AGTTGGAAGCAGCTCGGCGCCAGTTGCTGGTCAGTGACAGAGAGAAGAGTGAGTTGGCCACGCTGTGCGAGCAAAGACtcgaagagctggagcacttgAAGGG GGTTCCTCCAAGTCCTTCAGCATCAGATTGCACCTTAGTTGACAGCACAGTGGCAAACAGTCAACACCGACACGACCCGGAGCTATCAGAAGCCGCCTCTGAACGCATCACCCGTTACCTCATGTCCCTGAACCAGGCAAAATCCACAGTGAATGATGGACCCCAGCTTAACAGCCAGACCTCAGGTCCGCCAGATGGGCAACCTGCAGAACATTCGGGCTGCCACAACCCTCACCTGAGCTGGGGGCCCGACATGGACAAAGATCCACCGCGTAGGCGAATGTCACTCGCGCCGTCCCTGTGCGATGCGGAATCTGTGTTGTCTGGCTCAACGTTCAACACCATGGACCATGCTGCATTCAAGGACGGGCTCTCAGCGCTGGACAGTTCAATAGCCAACCTGCTGAAGACTATTGAGCTGGATCGCGGGAGGTCCTGCATCTAA
- the ccdc14 gene encoding uncharacterized protein ccdc14 isoform X2 — translation MKGVAKNKVVTSGRMTGRGKTQPTQKQLIPNPRLAAIPEPAYSLYSSASQDQVTFLHKGLDRCAALLGGILQAGESDLPGDLGEAKESAVKSKLGKKFAKKAPAAPHRPAGTTLRTRQHPTVPAAHSGVKLHPTQKRFQTELLQLQTPRHTPSTSPHHTPSNPASHSKVVGKSGAESKNMSFWEQGACGGDDLIPVRDIDPQIASLKVSKMQQKRKLAEKVNKSHSPDDRSAEGDEKMQTFQYLLRELKALMIGEGSVAELLLRHLEQMVSSSLVSNQGESEASILQNQNYQLRRYVEMLQQQLKLREKAEDGTVERLSHSEASAMQQELNTALSQLRELQDNLAELQKAHQVTQNQLRDKETINALIMSELEAARRQLLVSDREKSELATLCEQRLEELEHLKGVPPSPSASDCTLVDSTVANSQHRHDPELSEAASERITRYLMSLNQAKSTVNDGPQLNSQTSGPPDGQPAEHSGCHNPHLSWGPDMDKDPPRRRMSLAPSLCDAESVLSGSTFNTMDHAAFKDGLSALDSSIANLLKTIELDRGRSCI, via the exons ATGAAAGGAGTAGCTAAAAACAAG GTGGTGACATCGGGAAGGATGACAGGAAGAGGCAAAACTCAGCCTACGCAAAAACA GTTGATTCCAAACCCCAGGTTGGCAGCCATTCCTGAGCCAGCCTACAGCTTATACTCTTCAGCCTCTCAAGACCAG GTCACTTTTCTCCATAAGGGTTTAGACCGATGTGCTGCCTTGCTCGGTGGCATCCTTCAAGCCGGTGAATCAG ACTTGCCAGGTGATCTGGGAGAAGCAAAGGAGTCAGCAGTCAAATCAAAACTGGGGAAAAAGTTTGCAAAGAAAGCTCCGGCAG CCCCTCATCGACCTGCCGGCACAACTCTAAGAACAAGGCAACACCCCACAGTTCCAGCTGCCCATTCAGGGGTTAAGCTGCATCCAACTCAAAAAAGATTTCAAACAGAACTTTTACAGCTTCAAACGCCGCGTCACACGCCCTCAACATCTCCGCATCACACCCCCTCGAACCCTGCGTCACACTCCAAAGTGGTAGGCAAGTCGGGGGCTGAATCCAAAAACATGTCCTTTTGGGAACAGGGTGCTTGTGGAGGAGATGACCTTATTCCTGTGAGAGACATCGATCCTCAAATCGCCAGTTTGAAGGTgtcaaaaatgcagcaaaagagGAAACTGGCTGAAAAAGTGAACAAGTCCCACAGCCCTGATGACAGGAGTGCAGAGGGAGACGAGAAAATGCAGACATTTCAGTACCTGCTGAGAGAACTCAAGGCCCTGATGATTGGAGAAG GAAGTGTTGCAGAATTGCTGCTCCGTCATTTGGAGCAGATGGTGTCATCATCTTTGGTAAGCAACCAGGGTGAATCAGAGGCGTCAATTCTGCAGAACCAGAACTATCAGCTCCGCAG ATATGtggagatgctgcagcagcagttgaaGCTGAGGGAGAAAGCAGAGGATGGCACAGTGGAAAGACTGAGCCACTCTGAAG CAAGCGCGATGCAGCAGGAGCTGAACACAGCTCTGTCACAACTGCGGGAACTCCAGGACAACCTGGCTGAACTCCAAAAGGCCCACCAAGTCACCCAAAACCAGCTGAGAGACAAGGAGACCATTAATGCACTTATCATGTCAG AGTTGGAAGCAGCTCGGCGCCAGTTGCTGGTCAGTGACAGAGAGAAGAGTGAGTTGGCCACGCTGTGCGAGCAAAGACtcgaagagctggagcacttgAAGGG GGTTCCTCCAAGTCCTTCAGCATCAGATTGCACCTTAGTTGACAGCACAGTGGCAAACAGTCAACACCGACACGACCCGGAGCTATCAGAAGCCGCCTCTGAACGCATCACCCGTTACCTCATGTCCCTGAACCAGGCAAAATCCACAGTGAATGATGGACCCCAGCTTAACAGCCAGACCTCAGGTCCGCCAGATGGGCAACCTGCAGAACATTCGGGCTGCCACAACCCTCACCTGAGCTGGGGGCCCGACATGGACAAAGATCCACCGCGTAGGCGAATGTCACTCGCGCCGTCCCTGTGCGATGCGGAATCTGTGTTGTCTGGCTCAACGTTCAACACCATGGACCATGCTGCATTCAAGGACGGGCTCTCAGCGCTGGACAGTTCAATAGCCAACCTGCTGAAGACTATTGAGCTGGATCGCGGGAGGTCCTGCATCTAA